The following are encoded together in the Bradysia coprophila strain Holo2 unplaced genomic scaffold, BU_Bcop_v1 contig_94, whole genome shotgun sequence genome:
- the LOC119085257 gene encoding BTB/POZ domain-containing protein 2-like — protein MDVDNSTDLDLTLDTRKYLLYNANESDVKFMFNVVSTGDSSSFEVFIYAHKRILSIGSCVFSKMFNGLMAASSSSSDNTIYITDIPIECFRNILKFIYIGVVEFNMGNIVEVMYAAHKYQICKLETMCCEFLYENLQISNVLEIYELTIMFNNDITKRCLQWIDDLFADLVKWNSFMMLKKPTLMDLLKRDTLNIRELDLFKSVYKWAENYCTEASTEPNDENLRKAADNFTHIRFPTMNFNEFAECTRYGLNILTSDEKIDVWDALSKVQPSTRFNSKFRIRSATAFRTFVFPNAGAVYCENGRYSFEFHVSRMVFLNYISVIRNCSVKIYEKDSGETHYAKGKECAIQVNRKQYLPYTFVPHVSYAIVTVEHFQSHHKAQSNPGHFKSYTEMHRYFNSVSKMSYCSFDEHNPFVFQVPQYSLIKMISFHTSKFK, from the exons ATG GATGTTGACAACTCTACCGATCTCGATTTGACGCTTGACACACGGAAATACCTGCTGTACAATGCCAATGAGTCTGACGTGAAGTTCATGTTTAATGTAGTTTCAACTGGTGACTCATCAAGTTTCGAAGTGTTTATCTACGCCCACAAGCGTATTTTAAGCATTGGCAGCTGTGTGTTCTCCAAAATGTTTAATGGGTTAATGGCTGCCTCCTCGTCTTCCAGTGACAACACAATCTACATTACAGACATTCCGATTGAATGTTTTAGGAACATTCTGAAATTTATCTACATCGGTGTCGTCGAATTTAATATGGGAAACATTGTGGAAGTCATGTATGCTGCCCATAAATATCAAATATGCAAACTGGAAACGATGTGTTGCGAGTTCCTCTACGAAAATCTCCAAATTTCCAATGTTTTGGAAATATACGAATTGACGATAATGTTCAACAACGACATAACGAAAAGGTGTTTGCAATGGATTGATGATCTGTTCGCTGATCTCGTCAAATGGAACAGTTTCATGATGTTGAAAAAGCCAACGCTTATGGATCTGCTGAAACGTGATACTTTAAATATTCGCGAGCTGGACTTGTTCAAGTCCGTTTATAAATGGGCCGAAAATTACTGTACAGAAGCATCCACGGAACcaaatgacgaaaatttgagaaaagcTGCCGATAATTTCACTCACATTCGTTTTCCTACGatgaatttcaatgaatttgcgGAATGTACCCGCTACGGTTTAAATATACTGACGTCAGACGAGAAAATCGACGTATGGGACGCTCTTTCGAAAGTACAGCCCAGCACTCGATTCAACTCGAAATTTAGAATTCGGTCCGCTACAGCATTCAgaacttttgtttttcctAATGCGGGAGCAGTGTACTGCGAAAATGGAAGGTACTCGTTTGAGTTTCACGTGAGCCGTATGGTCTTCTTAAATTACATTTCCGTCATACGAAATTGTTCGGTCAAAATATACGAGAAAGATTCAGGAGAAACGCATTACGCGAAGGGCAAAGAGTGCGCGATTCAAGTGAACCGTAAGCAATATCTTCCATACACATTCGTGCCGCATGTAAGTTACGCCATCGTAACGGTAGAGCACTTCCAAAGTCACCACAAAGCACAAAGCAATCCAGGTCATTTCAAAAGTTACACTGAAATGCACCGATATTTCAATAGTGTTTCGAAGATGAGTTATTGTAGTTTCGACGAACATAATCCGTTTGTGTTTCAGGTACCACAATACTCTCTCATTAAAATGATATCATTCCATACaagcaaatttaaataa